One Pseudomonas sp. FP1742 genomic window carries:
- the cobM gene encoding precorrin-4 C(11)-methyltransferase, translated as MTVYFIGAGPGDPELITVKGQRLIRSCPVIIYAGSLVPAAVLEGHRAEQVVNSAELHLEQIVELIKTAHANGQDVARVHSGDPSLYGAIGEQIRYLRELDIPFEIIPGVTATAACAALLGAELTLPDVSQSVILTRYADKTAMPAGEELGSLAQHGATMAIHLGVNHLEKILAELLPHYGADCPIAVIHRATWPDQDWVVGTLADIAQKVQAKGFRRTALILVGRVLGSDHFSESSLYRAGHAHLYRP; from the coding sequence ATGACCGTCTATTTCATTGGCGCCGGCCCCGGCGACCCGGAACTGATCACCGTCAAAGGCCAGCGGCTGATTCGTAGCTGCCCGGTCATCATCTATGCCGGCTCCCTGGTCCCCGCCGCCGTGCTGGAAGGCCACCGGGCCGAACAGGTGGTCAACAGCGCCGAACTGCACCTGGAACAGATCGTCGAGCTGATCAAGACCGCCCATGCCAATGGCCAGGACGTGGCCCGGGTGCACTCCGGCGATCCAAGCCTGTATGGCGCGATTGGCGAGCAGATTCGCTACCTGCGTGAGCTCGACATTCCTTTCGAAATCATCCCCGGTGTCACCGCCACTGCCGCCTGCGCGGCCCTGTTGGGTGCTGAACTGACCCTGCCGGACGTGTCACAGAGCGTGATTCTGACCCGCTACGCCGACAAGACCGCGATGCCCGCCGGTGAAGAGCTGGGCAGCCTGGCGCAACACGGGGCGACCATGGCGATCCACTTGGGGGTCAATCATTTGGAGAAGATCCTTGCCGAATTGCTGCCGCATTACGGCGCCGATTGCCCGATCGCGGTGATTCACCGGGCGACCTGGCCGGATCAGGATTGGGTGGTGGGGACGCTTGCGGACATTGCGCAGAAGGTTCAAGCCAAGGGCTTTCGCCGCACGGCGCTGATTTTGGTGGGTCGGGTGCTGGGCAGCGATCACTTCAGCGAGTCGTCGCTGTATCGCGCGGGGCATGCGCATTTGTATCGCCCATAG
- the cobN gene encoding cobaltochelatase subunit CobN yields MHLLRTQPGGFVSDDNIADLGQTPAELVILCSGDSSLALLAEAAQQLPDDYPSLRLANPMQVQNHASVDLYVDEVLRHAKVILISLHGGIAYWRYGIERLVELSQRGVQLILVPGDDRPDPELSDLSTVLPEDRDRLWQFLRQGGMGNALDFFRCLANRWLGRDYAWAEPQTLPRTAIYHPQKSPAHLQDWQADWQTGQPVAAVLFYRSHLQAANTGFIDVFCQRLQAAGLNPLPIAVASLKESGCLMVVEDLLDEVEAGVILNTTGFAQSSPEAPHLRPFRRNIPVIQAICAQDNEPGWLASEQGLGPRDLAMHIALPELDGRIISRPISFKDLAWRSERSQSDVVCYRPQPERMDFVAELARRWIDLARVPNGEKRIALILANYPTRDGRIGNGVGLDTPAAALNILRALYAEGYPLPAELPDSGTALIQQLLGGVSNDLDTLDQRPCHQSLALDDYFLMFNALPEANREAVLQRWGSPENDPMFRGGRMMIAGLRFGLTFVGIQPARGYQVDPSAVYHDPDLVPPHGYLAFYFWLRNTYGAHGVIHVGKHGNLEWLPGKGVGLSENCWPDALLGPLPNIYPFIVNDPGEGAQAKRRTQAVIIDHLMPPLTRAETYGPLRNLELLADEYYEAQLLDPRRARELQRDILQLVRDTHIDRELQLDEKLDSDADAAIWLPRLDTYLCDLKESQIRDGLHVFGESPVGRLRIDTLLALLRIPRGDGRGAQSSVLRALAKAFELGFDPLDCVLADPWNGPRPDALQAVSDELWRTAGDTRERLELFAAQLIEQALNTDVEQLNHPQAEPEPCGSEPLWRGGLPPLGREAAPKNGTAAQSNGGEPPRHKGPLPQKAGWSDVSAIIDSLREVVAPRLDACGPAEMRGLLDALSGRFVPAGPSGAPSRGRLDVLPTGRNFYSVDVRNLPTTTAWRIGFQSANLILERHLQDHGDHLRQLGLSVWGTATMRTGGDDIAQAMALMGVRPVWATGSQRVDDFEILPLSLLDRPRVDVTLRVSGFFRDAFANLIRLFDAAVQAVAALDEPDDLNPLAAKVRSEREALLESGLDEDAARRQAGWRIFGAKPGTYGAGVQGAIDGRLWQSREDLAEVYLNWGGYAYGGSDEGSAAREQFAQRLSQVQAVLQNQDNREHDLLDSNDYYQFQGGMLAAVESLSGAAAASYHGDHSQPDLPKIRTLKEELNRVIRSRAANPKWIDGVKRHGYKGAFELAATVDNLFAFDATTQLIDDHQYALLADAYLLDPATREFVREHNPHALRDMTERLLEAQQRGMWQEPGEYREALENLLLDIEEDS; encoded by the coding sequence ATGCACCTGCTCAGGACCCAGCCCGGCGGATTCGTGTCGGATGACAACATTGCCGACCTTGGACAAACCCCCGCCGAGCTGGTGATCCTGTGCAGCGGCGATTCCAGCCTGGCGTTGCTCGCCGAAGCGGCGCAGCAGTTGCCCGACGATTACCCGAGCCTGCGCCTGGCCAACCCGATGCAGGTGCAGAATCACGCCTCGGTCGATCTGTATGTCGACGAGGTGCTGCGTCACGCCAAGGTGATTCTGATCTCGCTGCACGGCGGCATCGCCTATTGGCGTTATGGCATCGAGCGTCTGGTGGAATTGTCCCAGCGCGGTGTACAGCTGATTCTGGTACCGGGCGATGATCGCCCGGACCCGGAACTCAGCGACTTGAGTACGGTGCTTCCCGAAGACCGCGACCGGCTCTGGCAGTTTTTGCGCCAGGGCGGCATGGGCAATGCCCTGGATTTTTTCCGCTGTCTGGCCAATCGCTGGCTGGGTCGCGATTACGCCTGGGCCGAGCCACAAACCCTGCCGCGCACCGCGATCTACCACCCGCAAAAAAGCCCCGCGCACCTTCAGGATTGGCAAGCCGATTGGCAAACCGGTCAACCGGTGGCGGCGGTGTTGTTTTACCGCTCGCACTTGCAGGCGGCGAACACCGGTTTCATCGATGTTTTCTGCCAGCGTTTGCAGGCGGCGGGGCTCAACCCGTTGCCGATTGCTGTGGCCAGTCTGAAAGAATCCGGCTGCCTGATGGTGGTCGAGGACTTGCTGGATGAAGTCGAGGCGGGGGTGATTCTCAACACCACCGGTTTCGCCCAGTCCAGCCCCGAAGCGCCGCACCTGCGGCCGTTTCGTCGCAACATCCCGGTGATCCAGGCCATCTGTGCCCAGGACAACGAACCCGGTTGGCTGGCAAGCGAGCAGGGCCTCGGTCCTCGCGATCTGGCGATGCATATCGCTCTGCCGGAACTGGACGGGCGAATCATCAGCCGACCGATCAGTTTCAAGGACCTGGCCTGGCGCAGCGAGCGCAGTCAGTCCGATGTGGTTTGTTATCGACCGCAACCCGAGCGCATGGATTTTGTCGCTGAGCTGGCGCGGCGCTGGATTGATCTGGCGCGAGTGCCCAACGGCGAAAAACGCATCGCCCTGATCCTCGCCAACTACCCGACCCGTGATGGGCGCATCGGCAATGGCGTCGGTCTCGACACCCCGGCCGCCGCGCTGAATATCCTCCGTGCCCTGTACGCCGAAGGTTATCCGCTACCGGCCGAGTTGCCGGACAGTGGCACCGCGCTGATCCAGCAACTGCTCGGTGGCGTCAGCAATGACCTGGACACTCTCGATCAACGCCCGTGTCACCAAAGCCTGGCGCTGGACGATTACTTTTTGATGTTCAACGCGCTGCCCGAAGCCAATCGCGAGGCGGTGCTGCAACGTTGGGGCTCGCCTGAAAACGATCCGATGTTCCGTGGCGGGCGAATGATGATTGCCGGGTTGCGCTTCGGCCTGACCTTCGTCGGCATTCAACCGGCCCGGGGTTATCAGGTTGACCCGAGCGCGGTCTATCACGACCCGGACCTGGTGCCGCCCCACGGTTATCTGGCGTTCTACTTCTGGTTGCGCAACACCTACGGCGCCCACGGCGTGATCCACGTCGGCAAGCACGGCAACCTCGAATGGCTGCCGGGCAAGGGTGTCGGGCTGTCGGAAAACTGCTGGCCGGATGCATTGCTCGGACCGCTGCCGAACATCTATCCGTTCATCGTCAACGACCCGGGCGAGGGCGCCCAGGCCAAGCGCCGTACGCAAGCGGTGATCATCGATCACCTGATGCCACCGCTGACCCGCGCCGAAACCTATGGCCCATTGCGCAACCTGGAGTTGTTGGCCGATGAATATTACGAAGCGCAGTTGCTCGATCCGCGCCGCGCCCGGGAACTGCAGCGCGACATTCTGCAACTGGTGCGCGATACGCACATCGACCGAGAACTGCAACTGGACGAGAAGCTCGACAGCGATGCCGACGCGGCGATCTGGTTGCCGCGTCTGGATACGTACCTGTGCGACTTGAAGGAGTCGCAGATCCGCGATGGCCTGCATGTGTTTGGCGAGTCGCCAGTCGGGCGATTGCGCATCGACACCCTGTTGGCCTTGCTGCGCATTCCCCGTGGTGACGGGCGTGGGGCGCAATCGAGTGTGCTGCGGGCGCTGGCCAAGGCGTTCGAATTGGGCTTCGATCCACTGGATTGCGTGTTGGCTGATCCTTGGAACGGTCCTCGGCCGGATGCCTTGCAGGCGGTCAGTGATGAGCTGTGGCGCACGGCGGGGGATACCCGTGAGCGTCTGGAACTGTTCGCCGCGCAGTTGATCGAGCAAGCCTTGAATACCGATGTCGAGCAACTGAACCATCCTCAAGCCGAGCCTGAACCCTGTGGGAGCGAACCCTTGTGGCGAGGGGGCTTGCCCCCGTTGGGTCGCGAAGCGGCCCCAAAAAATGGGACTGCTGCGCAGTCCAACGGGGGCGAGCCCCCTCGCCACAAAGGCCCGCTCCCACAAAAGGCTGGCTGGTCCGACGTGAGCGCGATCATCGACAGTTTGCGCGAGGTCGTCGCTCCGCGCCTGGACGCCTGCGGCCCGGCGGAAATGCGCGGCCTGCTGGACGCCCTCAGCGGTCGATTCGTCCCGGCCGGGCCGAGCGGCGCACCCAGTCGCGGACGGCTGGACGTGTTGCCCACCGGGCGCAATTTCTATTCCGTGGACGTGCGCAACCTGCCGACCACCACGGCGTGGCGCATCGGCTTTCAATCCGCCAACCTGATTCTTGAGCGGCACTTGCAGGATCACGGCGATCACTTGCGTCAGCTTGGCCTGTCGGTGTGGGGCACCGCGACCATGCGCACCGGTGGCGACGACATTGCCCAGGCGATGGCGCTGATGGGCGTGCGGCCGGTGTGGGCGACGGGCAGTCAGCGGGTCGACGACTTCGAGATTCTGCCGTTGAGCCTGCTGGACCGGCCGCGGGTGGACGTGACCTTGCGCGTCTCCGGATTCTTCCGCGATGCCTTTGCCAACCTGATCCGGCTGTTCGACGCCGCCGTGCAAGCGGTCGCCGCGCTGGATGAGCCGGACGATCTCAACCCGCTGGCCGCCAAGGTTCGCTCCGAGCGAGAAGCGCTGCTGGAGTCCGGTCTCGATGAAGACGCGGCCCGGCGGCAGGCCGGCTGGCGGATCTTCGGGGCCAAGCCGGGTACTTACGGTGCCGGCGTGCAGGGCGCCATCGACGGTCGTTTGTGGCAGAGCCGCGAAGACCTGGCCGAGGTTTACCTGAACTGGGGCGGCTACGCTTACGGCGGCTCCGATGAAGGCAGCGCCGCCCGTGAACAATTCGCCCAGCGTCTGAGCCAGGTGCAGGCAGTGCTGCAAAACCAGGACAACCGCGAGCATGACTTGCTCGATTCCAACGACTATTACCAGTTCCAGGGCGGCATGCTGGCGGCCGTCGAGAGCCTCAGCGGCGCAGCCGCAGCGAGTTACCACGGCGACCACAGTCAGCCGGATTTGCCGAAGATCCGCACCTTGAAGGAAGAGCTGAACCGGGTGATCCGTTCCCGGGCGGCCAATCCGAAATGGATCGACGGGGTCAAGCGTCACGGCTATAAAGGCGCGTTCGAACTGGCGGCGACGGTCGATAACCTGTTTGCGTTCGACGCCACCACGCAGTTGATCGACGATCACCAGTATGCGTTGCTGGCGGATGCCTATCTGCTCGATCCGGCGACCCGGGAGTTTGTCCGCGAACACAATCCCCACGCTTTGCGCGACATGACCGAACGCCTGCTCGAAGCACAGCAGCGGGGAATGTGGCAGGAGCCGGGTGAGTATCGCGAGGCGCTGGAGAATTTGTTGCTGGACATCGAAGAAGACAGCTAG
- a CDS encoding CbtA family protein, giving the protein MIKRIAQTAGFTGLLAALLLTLLQSFWVAPLILQAETYEKSEPAVVEVHEHAAGAAAHTHDAEAWEPEDGWQRVLSTTGGNLVVAVGFALMLAGLYTLRAPTRTSQGLLWGLAGYATFVLAPTLGLPPELPGTAAADLAQRQIWWIGTAASTAVGIALIVFSRHWLMKALGVAILAVPHVIGAPQPQVHSMLAPEALETQFKIASQLTNVAFWLALGLISAWLFRRKSDGHYSA; this is encoded by the coding sequence ATGATCAAGCGTATTGCGCAAACCGCAGGTTTCACCGGGCTGCTGGCCGCGCTGCTATTGACCCTGCTGCAAAGCTTCTGGGTCGCCCCGCTGATTCTGCAGGCCGAGACCTACGAAAAATCCGAGCCGGCCGTTGTTGAAGTTCACGAACACGCCGCAGGTGCTGCGGCTCATACCCACGATGCCGAAGCCTGGGAGCCGGAAGACGGCTGGCAGCGCGTGCTGTCCACTACCGGCGGCAACCTGGTGGTGGCTGTCGGTTTCGCCCTGATGCTTGCGGGTCTCTACACTCTGCGCGCACCGACCAGAACCTCTCAGGGCCTGCTCTGGGGCCTGGCCGGTTATGCGACGTTCGTACTGGCTCCGACTCTCGGCCTGCCGCCTGAGCTGCCGGGCACTGCCGCGGCTGATCTGGCGCAACGGCAAATCTGGTGGATAGGCACTGCCGCGTCCACGGCCGTCGGCATCGCGTTGATCGTGTTCAGCCGTCACTGGCTGATGAAAGCGCTCGGCGTGGCGATCCTGGCCGTGCCGCATGTGATTGGCGCACCACAACCGCAAGTCCATTCGATGCTGGCTCCGGAAGCTCTGGAAACGCAATTCAAGATCGCTTCGCAGCTGACCAACGTGGCGTTCTGGCTGGCCCTGGGCCTGATCAGCGCCTGGTTGTTCCGCCGCAAAAGCGATGGACATTACAGCGCATGA
- the nfuA gene encoding Fe-S biogenesis protein NfuA, protein MTAITITDAAHDYLADLLSKQNTPGIGIRVFITQPGTQYAETCIAYCKPGEEKPEDTSLGLKSFTAYIDSFSEAFLDDAVVDYATDRMGGQLTIKAPNAKVPMVNADSPVNERINYYLQTEINPGLASHGGQVSLIDVVEDGIAVLKFGGGCQGCGQADVTLKEGIERTLLERIPELKGVRDVTDHTQKENAYY, encoded by the coding sequence ATGACCGCTATTACCATTACCGACGCCGCCCACGATTATTTGGCTGATCTGCTGTCCAAGCAGAACACCCCGGGTATCGGCATCCGCGTCTTCATCACCCAGCCTGGCACCCAGTACGCCGAAACCTGCATTGCCTACTGCAAGCCGGGCGAAGAAAAACCTGAAGACACGTCGCTGGGGCTCAAGAGCTTCACCGCTTACATCGACTCGTTCAGCGAAGCGTTTCTGGACGATGCGGTTGTCGACTACGCCACCGACCGCATGGGCGGCCAGCTGACCATCAAGGCGCCAAACGCCAAAGTCCCGATGGTCAACGCCGACAGCCCGGTCAACGAGCGCATCAACTATTACCTGCAAACCGAAATCAACCCGGGGCTGGCCAGCCACGGCGGTCAGGTCAGCCTGATCGATGTGGTCGAAGACGGTATTGCCGTGCTGAAGTTCGGCGGCGGTTGCCAGGGCTGCGGCCAGGCAGACGTCACCCTGAAGGAAGGCATCGAACGCACCTTGCTCGAGCGCATTCCCGAGCTCAAGGGTGTTCGTGACGTGACCGACCACACGCAGAAAGAAAACGCCTACTACTAA
- a CDS encoding cobalamin biosynthesis protein, with translation MTENGTAPTLVVGLGCQRGCPVSTLRALLDQALQAHQIELREIKALASIDLKREEPALIELAEQLALPLMYFSSEQLAGYEPQLSHHSDIAFERTGCYGIAESAALALAEQLAQAPAKLLIPRQKYAQATLALASAA, from the coding sequence ATGACTGAAAACGGCACAGCGCCGACCCTGGTGGTCGGCCTGGGCTGCCAGCGCGGCTGCCCCGTCAGCACGCTGCGGGCGCTGCTCGATCAGGCGTTACAGGCCCATCAAATCGAGCTTCGTGAGATCAAGGCCCTGGCCAGCATCGACCTGAAGCGCGAAGAGCCTGCCCTGATCGAACTGGCCGAACAGCTGGCATTGCCGTTGATGTATTTCAGCAGCGAACAATTGGCCGGTTATGAACCGCAACTCAGCCACCACTCGGACATCGCGTTCGAGCGCACCGGCTGTTACGGCATAGCGGAAAGTGCCGCGCTGGCACTGGCCGAACAATTGGCCCAGGCACCGGCAAAGTTGCTGATTCCACGACAAAAATACGCCCAGGCCACCCTGGCATTGGCCAGCGCCGCGTAA
- a CDS encoding CbtB-domain containing protein: protein MSIISTTGHATASTTTTLTQRLTAAVCASILGASLVYFAGFSHIAAVHNAAHDTRHSSAFPCH, encoded by the coding sequence ATGTCGATCATCAGCACTACCGGCCACGCCACAGCCAGCACCACCACAACCCTGACTCAACGCCTGACCGCCGCCGTGTGTGCGTCGATCCTTGGCGCCAGCCTTGTGTATTTCGCCGGTTTCTCGCACATCGCAGCGGTACACAACGCCGCGCACGACACCCGTCACAGCTCCGCGTTTCCGTGCCATTGA
- the cobW gene encoding cobalamin biosynthesis protein CobW, whose product MKTLAKLPVTIVTGFLGSGKTTLLRHMLDNAQGRRIAVIVNEFGELGIDGEILKQCSIGCTEEEASGRVYELANGCLCCTVQEEFFPVMRELVARRGDLDHILIETSGLALPKPLVQAFQWPEIRSACTVDAVITVVDSPAVAAGTFAAFPDQVDAQRKLDPNLDHESPLHELFADQLASADLVILNKADLISATDLARVRLEVAEELPPAVKVIEASSGRLPLDVLIGLGAGSEEHIDSRHSHHDHHHEGEDDHDHDAFDSISIELPQADESLLMDALTQLVVQHGILRVKGFAAVPNKPMRLLIQGVGTRFDKHFDRQWGAEEARNTRLVLIGQDLDAAALEAQLRAALSV is encoded by the coding sequence ATGAAAACACTGGCCAAACTCCCCGTCACCATCGTTACCGGCTTCCTCGGCTCGGGCAAAACCACCTTGCTGCGGCACATGCTCGACAACGCCCAGGGCCGTCGCATCGCGGTGATCGTCAACGAGTTCGGCGAGCTGGGCATCGATGGCGAGATCCTCAAGCAGTGCTCCATCGGCTGCACCGAAGAAGAGGCCAGCGGTCGTGTCTATGAACTGGCCAACGGCTGCCTGTGCTGCACCGTTCAGGAAGAGTTCTTCCCGGTGATGCGCGAACTCGTCGCGCGTCGCGGCGACCTCGACCACATTCTCATCGAAACCTCGGGCCTGGCCCTGCCAAAGCCTTTGGTTCAAGCCTTCCAGTGGCCGGAAATCCGCAGTGCCTGCACCGTTGACGCGGTGATCACCGTGGTCGACAGCCCGGCCGTGGCCGCCGGCACTTTCGCCGCGTTCCCGGATCAAGTGGACGCCCAGCGCAAACTCGACCCGAACCTGGACCACGAATCGCCGCTGCACGAGCTGTTCGCCGACCAACTGGCCAGCGCCGACCTGGTAATCCTCAACAAGGCTGACCTGATCAGCGCCACGGACCTGGCCCGCGTGCGCCTGGAAGTCGCCGAAGAGCTGCCGCCGGCGGTAAAAGTCATCGAGGCCAGCAGCGGTCGCCTGCCACTGGACGTGCTGATTGGCCTCGGCGCCGGTTCCGAAGAACACATCGACAGCCGCCACAGTCATCACGATCATCACCATGAAGGTGAAGACGATCATGACCACGATGCATTCGATTCCATCTCCATTGAGCTGCCACAAGCCGACGAAAGCCTGCTGATGGATGCGCTGACTCAATTGGTGGTTCAGCACGGCATCCTGCGGGTCAAAGGTTTTGCGGCGGTGCCGAACAAACCGATGCGCCTGTTGATTCAGGGCGTGGGCACGCGGTTCGACAAACACTTCGACCGCCAGTGGGGCGCCGAAGAGGCGCGCAACACCCGTCTGGTGTTGATCGGTCAGGATCTGGACGCCGCTGCGCTCGAAGCGCAATTGCGCGCTGCGCTCAGCGTTTAA
- a CDS encoding fatty acid cis/trans isomerase — MSYRVVTSLLILFLSGGAAAQGPDISYVRDIQPIFTEKCVACHACYDSACQLNLGSGEGAARGATKAPVYDGERSKAAAPTRLFYDAFGKRAWQQKGFYSVLDAQGSQAALMARMLELGHRTPLQPNAKLPEEIVLGLNRENQCAMPAEFSDYASSHPKEGMPLAVTGLTDQQYQTLQRWLASGAPIDQQGLVPSAREALQVVQWENLLNAPGARESLVGRWLFEHWFLAHIYFKDGEPGHFFQWVRSRTPTGQPIDLINTRRPNDDPGTQVYYRLWPVQGVIVHKTHITYPLSAAKMARIKSLFYNGNWQVNALPGYGPERRANPFATFEAIPAQARYQFMLDNAEYFVRTFIRGPVCRGQIATDVIRDNFWALFQAPEHDLYITDPKYRGQATPLLAMPGQNDDVGSVLSLWHDYRNKRNEYEALRRDSYADLPAPSWSTLWAGNDNALLSIFRHFDSASVNKGLIGDVPQTIWLFDYPLLERTYYQLAVNFDVFGNVSHQAQTRLYFDLIRNGAEQNFLRLMPASSRDGYLDDWYQNSGKFKMWLDYEYIDNDKPTALTLDENDPKRDFALQLLSRYGELNARPDPINRCDGAYCSRPNIDPALQNAEQALSRLTSRPAAGLKVIDQLPEATMLRIETPSGTREVYSLLRNRAHSNVAFLLGESLRYQPGLDTLTIYPGVLSSYPNFMFNIPAGQVPAFVNEMESAKDAASFEKIVERWGIRRSHPQFWQYFHDLSRYIHDTDPVEEGVLDMNRYENL, encoded by the coding sequence ATGTCGTATCGCGTCGTCACCAGCCTATTGATACTGTTTTTAAGTGGGGGCGCCGCTGCGCAAGGTCCGGACATCTCCTACGTTCGCGACATTCAACCGATCTTCACCGAAAAGTGCGTGGCCTGCCATGCCTGCTACGACTCCGCCTGTCAGCTCAACCTGGGCAGCGGCGAAGGGGCGGCCCGAGGCGCAACGAAGGCGCCAGTCTATGACGGCGAACGCAGCAAGGCAGCCGCGCCGACCCGGTTGTTTTATGACGCCTTCGGCAAGCGTGCCTGGCAGCAAAAGGGCTTCTATTCGGTGCTCGACGCCCAAGGCAGTCAGGCGGCGCTGATGGCGCGGATGCTTGAACTAGGCCATAGAACGCCGTTACAACCCAACGCCAAATTGCCGGAAGAGATCGTCCTGGGCCTGAACCGGGAAAACCAGTGCGCCATGCCGGCGGAGTTCAGCGATTACGCCAGCTCTCATCCGAAAGAGGGCATGCCGCTGGCGGTCACCGGCCTGACCGATCAGCAATACCAGACGCTGCAACGCTGGCTGGCCTCCGGCGCGCCGATCGACCAGCAGGGCCTGGTGCCCAGCGCCAGGGAAGCCTTGCAAGTGGTGCAGTGGGAAAACCTGCTCAATGCGCCGGGTGCCCGGGAGAGCCTGGTCGGGCGCTGGCTGTTCGAGCACTGGTTCTTGGCCCATATCTATTTCAAGGACGGCGAGCCGGGGCATTTCTTTCAGTGGGTACGTTCGCGCACGCCGACGGGCCAGCCCATCGATTTGATCAATACGCGCCGTCCGAATGACGATCCAGGCACTCAGGTCTATTACCGTCTGTGGCCGGTGCAAGGCGTGATCGTGCACAAGACCCACATCACCTACCCGCTGAGCGCGGCGAAGATGGCGCGGATCAAGAGCCTGTTTTACAACGGTAACTGGCAGGTCAACGCGTTACCGGGCTACGGGCCGGAGCGGCGGGCCAATCCGTTTGCCACGTTCGAAGCGATCCCGGCCCAGGCGCGTTACCAGTTCATGCTCGATAACGCCGAATACTTCGTGCGTACCTTTATTCGCGGCCCGGTCTGCCGGGGCCAGATCGCCACCGACGTGATTCGCGACAATTTCTGGGCACTGTTCCAGGCCCCGGAGCATGACCTTTACATCACCGACCCGAAATATCGCGGCCAGGCCACGCCGTTGCTGGCGATGCCGGGGCAGAACGATGACGTCGGCAGTGTCCTGAGCCTGTGGCACGACTACCGCAACAAACGCAACGAATACGAAGCCCTGCGCCGGGACAGCTATGCTGACTTGCCGGCGCCGAGCTGGTCGACCCTATGGGCCGGCAATGACAATGCGCTGCTGAGTATTTTCCGGCATTTCGACAGCGCCTCGGTGAACAAAGGCCTGATCGGTGATGTTCCGCAAACCATTTGGCTGTTCGATTACCCGTTGCTGGAACGCACGTATTACCAGTTGGCGGTCAACTTCGATGTGTTCGGCAACGTGTCCCATCAGGCCCAGACCCGGCTGTACTTCGACCTGATCCGCAACGGCGCCGAGCAGAACTTCCTGCGCCTGATGCCGGCCAGCTCACGGGACGGCTACCTTGACGATTGGTACCAGAACAGCGGCAAGTTCAAGATGTGGCTGGACTACGAATACATCGACAATGACAAACCGACAGCCCTGACGCTGGATGAAAACGACCCGAAACGCGATTTCGCCTTGCAGTTGCTGTCCCGTTACGGCGAACTCAACGCCAGGCCCGATCCGATCAACCGCTGCGACGGCGCTTACTGCTCGCGGCCGAACATCGATCCGGCGCTGCAGAACGCCGAGCAGGCCCTGAGCCGCCTGACTTCGCGCCCGGCCGCCGGTTTGAAGGTCATCGATCAATTGCCGGAAGCCACGATGTTGCGCATCGAGACCCCAAGCGGCACGCGCGAGGTCTACAGCCTGCTGCGCAACCGGGCCCACAGCAACGTGGCGTTCCTGCTCGGGGAGTCGCTGCGCTATCAGCCGGGGCTGGACACGTTGACCATTTATCCGGGTGTGCTCAGCAGTTACCCGAACTTCATGTTCAACATCCCGGCCGGGCAAGTGCCTGCGTTCGTCAACGAAATGGAAAGCGCCAAGGACGCTGCCAGCTTCGAGAAAATCGTCGAACGCTGGGGCATTCGCCGCAGTCATCCGCAGTTCTGGCAGTATTTCCATGACCTGAGCCGCTACATTCACGACACCGACCCGGTGGAAGAGGGCGTGCTGGACATGAATCGCTACGAGAATCTCTAA